A stretch of the Erinaceus europaeus chromosome 23, mEriEur2.1, whole genome shotgun sequence genome encodes the following:
- the LOC132535537 gene encoding Kruppel-like factor 18: protein MNLTGKHTLSESQVNFESNSQNPHEGQIASVTGDDEQTFIASQTISEKETMTPNDSLKNAFTEDHNCCESSGRPCQSSQSPSQNVASPSLMQEEAPEKQKLEVKRHKSFKSQDRPRPFLCTYENCGKSYFKASQLKEHMNTHTGEKPFICDVKWCKKKYTYSRDLYRHKKWHSKEHL from the exons ATGAACTTAACTGGGAAACACACTCTCTCTGAGAGTCAGGTAAACTTTGAAAGTAACTCCCAGAACCCTCATGAAGGCCAGATTGCATCTGTCACAGGAGATGATGAACAGACCTTCATTGCTTCCCAGACCATCTCTGAGAAGGAGACGATGACCCCGAATGACAGTTTGAAGAATGCCTTCACGGAGGACCACAACTGCTGTGAAAGCTCTGGGAGACCATGCCAGTCATCACAATCGCCATCACAGAATGTTGCCAGTCCCTCTTTGATGCAAGAAGAAGCTCCAGAAAAGCAGAAACTCGAAGTTAAGAgacataaatcttttaaaagtcaaGACAGGCCAAGGCCTTTCCTCTGCACATATGAAAACTGTGGAAAATCCTACTTCAAAGCATCCCAACTGAAAGAACATATGAACACGCATACTG gggagaagccttTTATCTGTGATGTGAAGTGGTGCAAAAAGAAATACACCTATTCAAGAGATCTCTACAGACACAAGAAATGGCACAGTAAAGAACACCTGTGA